The genomic region AGGCACAAGTCCTGTTGAAATTGCGAAGAAATCTGTAGACTATGCCAGATCAATGCAGTTTGACACCGTGATCATAGATACCGCAGGGCGGCTTCATATAGACGAGGAACTGATGCATGAACTTGAGAATATAAAGTTGAGTGTAAAGCCGCACGAAATTCTCCTTGTAGTGGATTCAATGACTGGGCAGGATGCCGTAAATGTGGCCGAGAGTTTCAATAACAGACTGGATATTGACGGAATAATCCTTACGAAGCTTGACGGCGACACAAGAGGTGGAGCGGCCCTTTCAACGAAGGCTGTTACGGGGAAACCCGTTAAATTTGTCGGAATTGGTGAAAAGTTAAGTGATTTTGAGCCGTTTTATCCCGACAGAATGGCTTCAAGGATACTGGGAATGGGCGATGTTTTGACGCTGATTGAAAAAGCTCAGGCGAGCTTTGATGAGAAAAAAGCGTTGGAACTGGAGAAAAAACTTAGAACACAGCAGTTTACATTGGACGATTTTCTTGAGCAGTTGCAGCAGATAAAGAATATGGGGCCGATAAGCCAGTTCCTTGGAATGCTGCCGGGTGTAAACAGCAAGGTATTAAAGGATATACAGATAGATGAAAAACAAATGGTTTATGTGGAAGCGATTATACAGTCAATGACGAAAAAAGAACGTGAAAATCCTTCCATTATAAACTCAAGCCGTAAAAGGCGCATCGCCGAGGGAAGCGGAACATCAATCCAGCAGGTTAATCAGGTGCTGAAACAGTTCGAGCAGGTGAAGAAAATGATGAAGATGTTCTCAAATCCCCGGGCGCTGAAGGGACTGAGAGGTCTGGGCGGCTTCAGGCTGCCGTTTTAGCTCATGTGCTTAGCATAAGGAAAGTAAGAAATCTCTTTAATATATTACTCTTCGACGTGAAAGGTGGTGAGACAGGTGGCAGTCAAAATGCGTTTGAGAAGAATGGGTGCGAAAAAGAAACCGTTTTACAGAATAGTAATAGCAGATGAAAGAGCACCCAGAGATGGAAAATTCATTGATCAGGTAGGAACATACAATCCTCTTACAAATCCTTCCGAAATTAAGTTTGACGAGGAGAAAACAAGAGAATGGCTGAGAAAAGGCGTACAGCCTACCGATACTGTTAAGAAGCTTTTGAAGATTTGCGGAATTACAAAATAATGCGGGATTGAAAGAGTATAAAACTTCAATTACCATAGACTAAAATATATCGTATGCTAAATGGAGGGTTATTAATGAAGGAACTTTTGGAAAGCATTGCCAGATCATTAGTTGACAATCCTGATGATGTATCTGTAAGAGAAGTTGAGGGTGAGAGATCACTTATCCTCGAATTAAAAGTTGCAGAAGAAGATATGGGCAAGGTTATTGGAAAACAGGGCCGCATTGCCAAAGCTATCCGTACTGTTATGAAGGCAGCAGCAATGCGCAACAACAAACGTGTTGTAGTTGAAATAATTCAATAATTTGGCCCATACGAAAGGAATTCTGTTTTGTTACTTAGCATGCTGTCTTAAAATCAGTTCGTCCGGTTTTAAGACAGCATTTTCGTTTTATTTCCGGTGACCGATTTTCAGTGAAAAATTGCAGATTGATGTTAAAAGTGA from Thermoclostridium stercorarium subsp. stercorarium DSM 8532 harbors:
- the ffh gene encoding signal recognition particle protein, whose translation is MVFEGLSEKLQNVMKKIRSAGRVTEKDVKEMMREVRMALLEADVNYKVVKDFIAKVSERAVGQEVLESLTPGQQVIKIVHEELIQLMGGAVAKLTVSPSPPTVYMMVGLQGAGKTTVCGKLANYLRKQGKRPLLVACDVYRPAAVKQLQVLGKQIDIPVFEMGTGTSPVEIAKKSVDYARSMQFDTVIIDTAGRLHIDEELMHELENIKLSVKPHEILLVVDSMTGQDAVNVAESFNNRLDIDGIILTKLDGDTRGGAALSTKAVTGKPVKFVGIGEKLSDFEPFYPDRMASRILGMGDVLTLIEKAQASFDEKKALELEKKLRTQQFTLDDFLEQLQQIKNMGPISQFLGMLPGVNSKVLKDIQIDEKQMVYVEAIIQSMTKKERENPSIINSSRKRRIAEGSGTSIQQVNQVLKQFEQVKKMMKMFSNPRALKGLRGLGGFRLPF
- the rpsP gene encoding 30S ribosomal protein S16, with the protein product MAVKMRLRRMGAKKKPFYRIVIADERAPRDGKFIDQVGTYNPLTNPSEIKFDEEKTREWLRKGVQPTDTVKKLLKICGITK
- a CDS encoding KH domain-containing protein: MKELLESIARSLVDNPDDVSVREVEGERSLILELKVAEEDMGKVIGKQGRIAKAIRTVMKAAAMRNNKRVVVEIIQ